One genomic window of Cyanobium sp. ATX 6F1 includes the following:
- a CDS encoding 2Fe-2S iron-sulfur cluster-binding protein — protein sequence MSDTFTVIALLHGAEHSFPCRSDQTVLAAAEAAGVPLPSSCCSGVCTTCAALLQEGQVHQPDAMGVSQELQAKGYALLCVSTPLSDLKLLAAQEDALYEAQFGQFQK from the coding sequence ATGAGTGACACCTTCACCGTGATCGCCCTGCTGCATGGCGCGGAGCACAGCTTCCCGTGCCGCAGTGACCAGACCGTGCTGGCGGCCGCCGAAGCCGCCGGGGTCCCCCTGCCCAGCTCCTGCTGCTCAGGGGTGTGCACCACCTGTGCGGCCTTGCTGCAGGAGGGTCAGGTGCACCAGCCCGACGCCATGGGTGTCAGCCAGGAGCTGCAGGCGAAGGGTTACGCCCTGCTCTGCGTCTCCACGCCGCTGAGCGATCTCAAGCTGCTGGCGGCCCAGGAGGATGCGCTCTATGAAGCCCAGTTCGGTCAATTCCAGAAGTGA
- a CDS encoding TIGR02466 family protein, with protein MDGSPLRPLSLPEHQGLVVSPLFPLALGSAQLRLDPLDLAVMLQDVLALRGEASGNPDPDCAWTGDLHGVAQLHEHPSFSSLCRQVEQLSLAYLERLGFALDRVGLHLQRCWPVVSEPGQGVGRHHHPNAHLSAVVYLNGDGSGESGCLRLYPPCQVNELVPGLAVGHGGPIQVGGDLNAPWAEVAPRAGLVVLFPAATDHAVAGNDGEDRRFSISFDFVLTAPAGSQAGGPSAEYLAPHPSQWRPVVQEDGQVVD; from the coding sequence ATGGATGGCTCCCCACTTCGGCCCCTCTCGCTGCCGGAGCACCAGGGATTGGTGGTTTCACCCCTGTTCCCGCTGGCCCTGGGCAGCGCCCAGCTGCGGCTCGATCCGCTCGATCTGGCGGTGATGCTCCAGGACGTTCTGGCGCTGCGGGGTGAGGCAAGCGGCAACCCCGATCCCGATTGCGCCTGGACGGGGGATCTGCATGGGGTCGCTCAGCTGCACGAGCACCCCAGCTTTTCGAGCCTCTGCCGTCAGGTGGAGCAGCTGAGCCTGGCCTACCTGGAGCGGCTGGGCTTTGCCCTGGATCGTGTGGGCCTGCATCTGCAGCGCTGCTGGCCGGTGGTCAGCGAGCCCGGCCAGGGGGTGGGACGCCATCACCACCCCAACGCCCACCTGAGCGCGGTGGTTTACCTCAATGGCGATGGCAGCGGTGAGAGTGGTTGCCTGCGGCTGTATCCGCCCTGTCAGGTCAATGAGCTGGTGCCGGGGCTGGCGGTGGGCCACGGCGGGCCGATCCAGGTCGGTGGTGATCTCAACGCCCCCTGGGCGGAGGTGGCCCCCCGGGCTGGGCTGGTGGTGCTGTTCCCGGCGGCCACCGACCACGCTGTGGCGGGCAACGACGGCGAGGACCGGCGCTTCTCGATCAGTTTCGATTTCGTGCTCACCGCCCCCGCCGGCTCCCAAGCAGGTGGGCCCTCAGCGGAGTACCTGGCGCCCCATCCCAGCCAGTGGCGTCCCGTCGTCCAGGAAGATGGGCAGGTTGTGGACTGA
- a CDS encoding F0F1 ATP synthase subunit gamma: MANLKEIRDRISSVKNTRKITEAMRLVAAAKVRRAQDQVLRSRPFADRLARVLENLQANLSGEGADVPLLQSRAVSRITLLVVTADRGLCGGYNANIIKRTELRFAELKDQGFTVDLVLIGRKAITYFQNRSYPIRATFTGLEQVPNADEARGIADEVLAEFLSESTDRVEIIYTKFINLVSSNPVSQTLLPLDPQGIASPDDEIFRLTTREGRLQVEVGSAPENTQPVLPSSFVFEQSPAQLLNALLPLYLQNQLLRSLQEAAASELASRMTAMNNASDNAKALAKTLTLDYNKARQAAITQEILEVVGGSAGMG; encoded by the coding sequence ATGGCGAACCTCAAGGAAATCCGTGACCGGATCAGTTCGGTCAAGAACACCCGCAAGATCACCGAGGCCATGCGCCTGGTGGCCGCAGCCAAGGTGCGTCGGGCCCAGGATCAGGTGCTGCGCAGCCGACCCTTCGCCGACCGGCTCGCTCGGGTCCTGGAAAACCTCCAGGCGAACCTGAGCGGAGAAGGGGCCGATGTGCCCTTGTTGCAGAGCCGAGCGGTCTCCAGGATCACCTTGCTGGTGGTCACAGCCGATCGCGGCCTCTGTGGTGGCTACAACGCCAACATCATCAAGCGCACCGAGCTGCGCTTCGCCGAGCTCAAGGACCAGGGCTTCACCGTAGATCTGGTCCTGATTGGCCGCAAGGCGATCACCTACTTCCAGAACCGCTCCTATCCGATCCGGGCTACCTTCACGGGCCTCGAGCAGGTGCCCAACGCCGATGAGGCCCGGGGCATCGCGGATGAAGTGTTGGCGGAGTTTCTTTCCGAGAGCACCGATCGGGTGGAGATCATCTACACCAAGTTCATCAACCTGGTGAGTTCCAACCCCGTTTCCCAGACCCTGCTGCCCCTCGACCCCCAGGGAATCGCCAGCCCTGACGACGAGATCTTCCGCCTCACCACCCGCGAAGGTCGACTCCAGGTCGAAGTGGGCTCGGCTCCGGAGAACACTCAGCCGGTCCTGCCCTCGTCCTTCGTCTTTGAGCAGAGCCCGGCGCAACTGCTCAATGCGTTGCTGCCGCTGTATCTGCAGAACCAGCTGCTGCGCTCGCTTCAGGAGGCGGCCGCCAGTGAGCTGGCCAGCCGGATGACGGCCATGAACAACGCCAGCGACAACGCCAAGGCCTTGGCCAAGACCCTCACCCTCGATTACAACAAGGCCCGCCAGGCGGCGATCACCCAGGAAATCCTCGAGGTGGTGGGTGGCTCCGCGGGAATGGGCTGA